In Stanieria sp. NIES-3757, the DNA window AAGCGGAGATTGAAGCATTGTATCAGTTTTATCTTGATAACGTACCCTATGCCATTACGGGGTTACCAATGAATATGGGTTATCTTGATTCTCAGCCCTACTCGAAAGCCTTTCGCCAAAAATATCCTAAAGTGAATGGTTTATTCTGGGGTTATCACTGGTTACAGGGTTCGATGTATGACTTACTTTATGGCAAAACTTTAGAACAACAACAACAAGCCTACGAGCAGATGGGCAAACAGTATCACGAAGTAGAACTCTATCGTACAGATCGCCCTTTTATGCCCATGTTCGCTGAGGTTAGCCCCCGTTTTGCTGCTCGTTTCCCCGAAATTGCCAATACCTTTGACAATCTTCATATGCTGCACGACATGGTGAACGATGCCTTAGCTTCGGAATGGATGAGCGAGAAACAGCAAGAAGAACAAATTCAACGAGCAATTTGGTTAGTAATGGCTGCCAATCACGAAGGAATGGAAGCAGGAAAAACCTACGGTGATGACAAGCTACACGACCACCGTTTTATGGCGGGAATGCCAGGAATGGGCTGGATGGGAGATATTGAAGGATACGAGCATCTTAATCATGAGCAAAACAATCCCCACATAATGCACCAGCAAATGAACCAGGAGAATAATTCTGATATAGATCGCAGAGAAAATAATCCCAACATGAGCGAGCTAGAAGAAGACCATACCAACCATAACCATTAGTTATTAAAACAATCTAACCTAAATGCAAAGATTACAATTTTATTCCCTAGCTTGGCTAGGTGCGATCGCTCTTGTCTTTTCTGTAGCAAATCGCTCTCTGGCAGTTGATCATAATAATATTGATGCTAATCGTCCCCTCAATTTTGATGACGCTGAATCAATTGGTTTTCGCGAACAAGCATTAGATCTAGGTGCAGCTTTAACTATTCCCGAAGGCAAATCTGTAGGGGGTGAATTTGAAATTGAGTATCTTTATGGTTTTGCCCCTAACACCCATTTCAATATTGGCATAGATCCTAGTATTGAAGAAGATAATGACGAGACGGAATTTAATATTGGCGATCTATCCGTAGGAGTGCTGCATAACTTCAATCGCGAATATAATAATACTCCTGCTTTTGCCCTACGGGGTGATGTTGCTTTTCCTACAGGGAATGATTCTGAGGGGGTAGATTTTCGCCTCAGAGGTATTGCTAGTAAAACCGTCGGACAATACAACCGCTTACACCTCAACTTAGATGCTAATTTTGCTACTGCTACTGAAGATGAAGAAAGATCTTTTGTGCCTGGGATAATCTTGGGTTATTCTCGACCCATAGGCTATCCCGAAGCCTTTACCCGTACCTTTTTAGCTGAAGTGGGAGTAAAAGCTAGTGAAGTAGAAAATGACGGCGCAGTAGTCTCTTTAGGAGTAGGTATGCGTCAACAAATTGGTTATCAAAGTGTTCTTGATCTGGGGATACAGGGAGATCTTGCGGGAGAATCTGGCGATTCCAATGAGTTACGTTTAGTAGCTGGTTATTCCTTTGCCTTTTAAATTTACATCTCGACTTCTATCGCGTAGCGCGCCGACAAAGCTAATTTTGAAAAAAATATTGTTTATTGTTGTGGTAAAAAAGCGACTACCGAAGGTAGCAGCGAAGCGGTCAGGCTTTGCCTGGCGCTTACGCGGTCTCAGCTTCGCTGAGGCACTTCGTGATCGCTTTAAATATTAGCTGCTAATTTCAACTAATTTTGATATTCCTGAAATTGTAAAAAACGTACTTTTGGGTCAGGAAGATTTTTGTATTGAGCAGCTTGAGTCTTAATCTCCTGAAATTGTCCCCAGGCTCTACTACAAGAAAATCCATAAGCTTCTTTAACGCGATCGCTTGCTGTTTGCAAAGCTGTTTCTGACCTGTTAAGGAAGTCTTCTAAGTCATATTCTTCTCCAGGAGTAAAATATTTTTTAACTACTAAAGAAGGAGAATAACAAGTTTGTCGTGAACCATCGGGCCATTCAATTAGAAAGTTTATTTCTGGCATATTTAATCATCAGTTATCGCTAGTAAGTATCTGCCGTTCGGTATGTTCGTCAAGTTATTCAATTTAGTCCAATTAGTCTAAATGTATTGTAACGAATGCTTCCTAGGTCTAATAACAAGTCCAAATAATTATTGAAATCAAAAGATTCTTGTCATCAAAGAAAAAATTTTATTACTATGAGCAGTCTAGATGCGATCGCTACAATCATATTAAAATAGTTATAGAGCCAGAAATTGCTAAAAAATAAGACTAGGTAAATCTACATCACATCAAAGTAAAACTACTTAGATATTGTTTGATACCCAGTCACAATTTTAATTGAAGCTAACTTCAAATCTTTTTAAAAGATATAGCCTAAGTCTTGTAACTTATTCATTACTTTAGCGACACATTCAGCTACCTCTTCTTTGTCAGTACGACACTCAACGTCAGGATTGAGGGGAGGTTCATAAGGATCATCGATACCAGTAAATTGTTTAATTTCGCCTGCTCTGGCTTTTTTGTATAATCCCTTGACATCTCTGTCTTCGCAAACTGCTAAAGGTGCATTAACAAATACTTCGACAAAATCACCAATTTTTTGTCTCATTTCTGCTCGGATTGCACGATAAGGAGAAATAACTGGTACTAAAACTATTACTCCATGACGAGTTAACAGTTGAGCTACAAAACCAATGCGACGAATATTAGTATCTCTGTCTTCTTTAGAAAAACCTAAATCTTTAGTCAGGTTTTCTCTAATAATATCGCCATCTAAAACTTCAATATCAAATCCTTGATTTTTTAGTTCTTCGACTAGAGCATTAGTGATTGTAGTTTTACCTGCACCACTAAATCCTGTAAACCAAACTGTTACTCCACGCTGCTTCATATTTGTTTTTCTCTTAATTTAAAACTTACGCCTCTACGTATTCTACTTGTTTCTTGACTAAATTCTAGATGAGTTATTCGATAAAACCTAGTCAAAATAAGCATTTGAACTCTTATAACTAAAAAATATTTATTAGATAGATTGAGTAGTATTTTCTACAATTTTGAGAAAAAGGAGATTTAAATTATGGTGAATAATCAAGTTATTTTTCATTTAGCTATCCCAATTAACGATTTAGCCAAAGCAAAAGAATTTTATAGTCAAGGTTTAGGTTGTCAGATAGGTCGAGAAAATTCGAGTGCGATTATTTTTAACTTTTATGGTCATCAAGTAGTCGCTCACATGAGCTTAGAACCGCTTCAACCACAAAAAAGTATTTATCCTAGGCATTTTGGTTTAATTTTTTCCACAGAATCAGAATGGGAAAATTTACTAGAAAAAGCACGTAATCAACAATTAAATTTGGCGCAATCGCCTAAATTACGCTTTCCTGGAGAGTTAACCGAACATCGAACCTTTTTTTTAGAAGATCCTTTTTATAATTTGCTGGAATTTAAGTTTTATCGGCACTTTGAAGCGATTTTTGGCGGTAGAGAATTAGTTAAAATAGGCGATCGCTAATCATCCTTGTTAGCAGTCCCTAACTGATGTGGTTGGATAAGTCTTATCTTAGCTATGCTAAATTTGAAGGACTTTTTTTGAGGTCGAGTTTACTCTTACTGAAAATTACTGAGTTTGCCTCGACTTCATCAAGACGAAATTTTGTGAAGCATAATTGGAAGGGGTCATGGGCGAACTTAATACTGCCGAGTTGCTGGTTCAATGTTTAGAAAATGAAGAAGTAGAATACGTTTTCGGATTACCTGGAGAAGAAAATCTACATATTTTGGAAGCTCTCAGAGGTTCTTCGATTCAATTTGTCACTACTCGCCACGAACAAGGTGCAGCTTTTATGGCAGATGTGTATGGTCGTTTGACGGGTAAAGCAGGGGTCTGTCTTTCTACTTTAGGACCTGGTGCAACTAATCTGATGACAGGAGTAGCTGATGCTAATCTTGATGGTGCGCCTTTAGTGGCTATTACAGGACAAGTAGGCACTGATAGGATGCATATTGAATCTCATCAATATTTAGATTTAGTAGCAATGTTTGCTCCTGTAACTAAATGGAATAAGCAAATTGTTCGTCCTACTAATACTCCAGAAATTGTTCGTAAAGCTTTTAAAGTAGCTCAAAGTGAAAAACCAGGAGCAACTCATATTGATTTACCAGAAAATATTGCTGCCATGTCAGTTAATGGTAAACCCTTAAAAAAAGACGACCAAGAAAAAACCTATGCCTCATACCGTAGTATTAATGCAGCAGCAGCAGCTATTTCTAAAGCCAAAAATCCACTAATTTTAGCTGGCAATGGGGCAATTCGCTCCAATGCTAGTGCAACTTTAACTGAATTTGCTACACAATTGAATATTCCTGTGGCGAATACCTTTATGGGGAAAGGAGCTATTCCCTATACTCATCCGTTAGCTTTGTGGACAATTGGTTTACAACAAAGAGATTTAATTAGTTGTGCTTTTGATGAAACCGATTTAGTGATTGCCATTGGTTACGACTTA includes these proteins:
- the cysC gene encoding adenylylsulfate kinase, yielding MKQRGVTVWFTGFSGAGKTTITNALVEELKNQGFDIEVLDGDIIRENLTKDLGFSKEDRDTNIRRIGFVAQLLTRHGVIVLVPVISPYRAIRAEMRQKIGDFVEVFVNAPLAVCEDRDVKGLYKKARAGEIKQFTGIDDPYEPPLNPDVECRTDKEEVAECVAKVMNKLQDLGYIF
- a CDS encoding thiamine pyrophosphate protein TPP binding domain protein, translating into MGELNTAELLVQCLENEEVEYVFGLPGEENLHILEALRGSSIQFVTTRHEQGAAFMADVYGRLTGKAGVCLSTLGPGATNLMTGVADANLDGAPLVAITGQVGTDRMHIESHQYLDLVAMFAPVTKWNKQIVRPTNTPEIVRKAFKVAQSEKPGATHIDLPENIAAMSVNGKPLKKDDQEKTYASYRSINAAAAAISKAKNPLILAGNGAIRSNASATLTEFATQLNIPVANTFMGKGAIPYTHPLALWTIGLQQRDLISCAFDETDLVIAIGYDLIEYSPKKWNPEGTIPIIHIGMTHAEIDSSYIPIVEVVGDISDSLVDIIKRTDRQGKTTPKIVRLRTQIKEDYEYYAFDEGFPVKPQKIIYDLRQVMGPEDIVISDVGAHKMWMARHYHCDRPNTCIISNGFAAMGIAIPGAIAAKLVHPDKKVVAVTGDGGFMMNCQELETALRVNTPFVTLIFNDNGYGLIEWKQLNQFGRSSFVDFTNPDFVKFAESMGLKGYRVQSAEDLIPTLKEALAQDVPAVIDCPVDYEENLRFSQKSGDLTCEVNF
- a CDS encoding hypothetical protein (conserved hypothetical protein), producing MPEINFLIEWPDGSRQTCYSPSLVVKKYFTPGEEYDLEDFLNRSETALQTASDRVKEAYGFSCSRAWGQFQEIKTQAAQYKNLPDPKVRFLQFQEYQN
- a CDS encoding Glyoxalase/bleomycin resistance protein/dioxygenase, which produces MVNNQVIFHLAIPINDLAKAKEFYSQGLGCQIGRENSSAIIFNFYGHQVVAHMSLEPLQPQKSIYPRHFGLIFSTESEWENLLEKARNQQLNLAQSPKLRFPGELTEHRTFFLEDPFYNLLEFKFYRHFEAIFGGRELVKIGDR